A segment of the Gemmatimonas sp. UBA7669 genome:
GCTACACGGGCGGCTGGTTGGAGAACCCGACGTATCACGACACGCACGACAGCAAGAGCGGACACGCAGAGAGTGTGCGCATCGTGTTCGATCCGACGGTGCTGACGTACGAGACGTTGCTCGAAGACTGGTTCTTCCGCATGCATGACCCTACCACGCTGAATCGTCAGGGCAACGATCTCGGCACGCAGTACCGCAGCGCCATCTTCTACACCAGCGAGGCGCAGCGTGAGACCGCGGAACGTGTGAAGGCGCGTGTGCAACAGAGTGGCCTCTGGACCAAGCCCATCACCACCGAAATCGTACCGGAAGCGCGGTGGTGGACGGCGGAGGGGTACCACCAGGATTATCTGCAGAAGAATCCCGGTGGTTACACCTGCCACTGGATGCGCTGACTCAGCCGACTTCCCGGATACGGAGCGCCCCTGAGGGACAACGGGCCACCGCGGCGCGCAATTCGTCGTCGGTGGCCTGTTCCGTTTCAATCCATGGTGTTCGACGGGGGTTGAAGACGCGGGCGTTGGCCTTGACGCAGTTGCCGCTGTGCTGGCAGAGCCCCTGGCGCCATTCAATGGCCAGCTGCCCGGCCGGGTAAACGCGGGTGATGGCCTGCGGATCGGTTGGAGCGGGAGTGTCGGCCATGCGATCTCCAAGTGGCGGTGGTTGACAAGTCTAGTCTTTAGGAGTTGAAATTGACAAAGGATCCGAACGATCGAAAGTCAATTGCTCCAAAAAAACCACATCGTCGACATGATCAATAACCGTCCATCAAAGAAGCCGCTTATACTTGCGCACGGAATTAACTCCGATGGTGACTGGCAAGAAAGCGCATCGAAGTTGCTTTCATCATTCTTTGATTGCCGTCCATACAAGCATGGGCACTTTCGGGGTATCCGGATACTCGACATAGCCATTGAGTGGAGGGTTATGGCGTTGTCGATTCTCTTGATCGCGTTTGGCA
Coding sequences within it:
- the msrA gene encoding peptide-methionine (S)-S-oxide reductase MsrA yields the protein MAESVAGDRVTDVAILAGGCFWGMEEILRHIPGVLETEVGYTGGWLENPTYHDTHDSKSGHAESVRIVFDPTVLTYETLLEDWFFRMHDPTTLNRQGNDLGTQYRSAIFYTSEAQRETAERVKARVQQSGLWTKPITTEIVPEARWWTAEGYHQDYLQKNPGGYTCHWMR
- a CDS encoding (4Fe-4S)-binding protein, which codes for MADTPAPTDPQAITRVYPAGQLAIEWRQGLCQHSGNCVKANARVFNPRRTPWIETEQATDDELRAAVARCPSGALRIREVG